From Athene noctua chromosome 19, bAthNoc1.hap1.1, whole genome shotgun sequence, one genomic window encodes:
- the UBE2G1 gene encoding ubiquitin-conjugating enzyme E2 G1 isoform X2, which yields MTMIFIDGKSLLLVLQIHYSGVFKAHLTFPKDYPLRPPKMKFITEIWHPNVDKNGDVCISILHEPGEDKYGYEKPEERWLPIHTVETIMISVISMLADPNGDSPANVDAAKEWREDRNGEFKRKVARCVRKSQETAFE from the exons ATGACAATGATCTTTATCGATGGGAAGTCCTTATTATTGGTCCTCCAGATACACTATA GTGGTGTTTTCAAGGCTCATCTTACTTTTCCAAAAGACTATCCACTGAGGCCGCCAAAAATGAAATTCATCACAGAAATCTGGCATCCAAATG TTGACAAGAATGGCGATGTCTGCATTTCAATTCTTCatgagcctggagaagacaaaTATGGCTATGAAAAACCTGAGGAACGCTGGCTTCCCATTCACACAGTGGAAACTATAATGATTAGTGTTATTTCTATGCTGGCAGATCCCAATGGTGATTCTCCTGCTAATGTTGATGCAGcg AAAGAATGGAGAGAAGACAGAAATggagaatttaaaagaaaagttgcCCGCTGTGTAAGAAAAAGCCAAGAAACTGCTTTTGAGTGA
- the UBE2G1 gene encoding ubiquitin-conjugating enzyme E2 G1 isoform X1 has product MTELQSALLLRRQLAELNKNPVEGFSAGLIDDNDLYRWEVLIIGPPDTLYEGGVFKAHLTFPKDYPLRPPKMKFITEIWHPNVDKNGDVCISILHEPGEDKYGYEKPEERWLPIHTVETIMISVISMLADPNGDSPANVDAAKEWREDRNGEFKRKVARCVRKSQETAFE; this is encoded by the exons atGACGGAGCTCCAGTCCGCCTTGCTACTGCGGAGACAACTAGCAG AGCTCAACAAAAATCCAGTGGAAGGCTTTTCAGCGGGCTTAATAGATGACAATGATCTTTATCGATGGGAAGTCCTTATTATTGGTCCTCCAGATACACTATA TGAAGGTGGTGTTTTCAAGGCTCATCTTACTTTTCCAAAAGACTATCCACTGAGGCCGCCAAAAATGAAATTCATCACAGAAATCTGGCATCCAAATG TTGACAAGAATGGCGATGTCTGCATTTCAATTCTTCatgagcctggagaagacaaaTATGGCTATGAAAAACCTGAGGAACGCTGGCTTCCCATTCACACAGTGGAAACTATAATGATTAGTGTTATTTCTATGCTGGCAGATCCCAATGGTGATTCTCCTGCTAATGTTGATGCAGcg AAAGAATGGAGAGAAGACAGAAATggagaatttaaaagaaaagttgcCCGCTGTGTAAGAAAAAGCCAAGAAACTGCTTTTGAGTGA